The DNA segment ATCTCCTGCTCCGACTCTGTCTACTACATTAGAGTTGAAAGAGGGTATCCTGACAAATTCACTGACAGGATTCCATAGGGAACAGCCGCGTCCGCCTTGAGTCACCATCGCAAGCTTTGCGTTTAATTTTTCTCCGACTTCTATCAGTAGGGGCCTTAGTTCATTTACCTGATCACGGGATTCAAGCCTTAATTCATGCTCTGCCAGAGAGAAAAAGTCCAAGCTAGGGAATTTGCCGATAGTATTAAAACCTCTGTTCCCGGCGTTTGCCTGTGTGTTTACGGCAAGATACGGAGCTTTTTCAGAGAGCAGTTCGACCATTGCCGGAGTTATGAAACCATGTCCGAAATCCGCGACGATAACAATGTCATATCCGTCTAATAGTTGTTCAAGCTGGCTGCATATCTCTTGTTCAAGATCTTTGGCTAATGGATCATCATTCATTATGTAGATTTCCATGATCTTGCTCAGGGAATAAGCATCGATAAATCTTCTCTTTAGAGTCGTGGGAGCTTTGGAGCGGGTGAAAAAGTGCGGAACGACTTTGGGATTAAGTTTTTCTCTGATAAAATTTTCGTAACGGTCTGTATCCCCGAGCATGGACAGCAGGGTAACTTCTCCCGCGAAATTTGCCACATGATTTGCAACTGCCAGAGCGCCCCCTGCGTACATTTCATGGGATTGATACTTGAGAGCAAGAATAGGGTCTTTGGATGATTTACCCAGTGTTGAAGCAATCTGATATTCATCGAGAATAGTATCGCCGACGATCAGAACCTTTAAATTGTTCATATCATCAAGCATGGTCAGAAGATCCTTCAACTCGTAGCGATTCCGAAACATTTTTAGATATTCGTCAAGTTCTTCGCTGTTTTTAGTCAGGTAGCGGTTAATCAGATTTGATGAACTGAAAACAATATCCGAAGTAAATATAAGTTTTGCACCGATCTCTTTAACGACATCAGCCTCACCGCCGATTTTTCCGGCAGGATCACTATCAACATCTTTGAATTCATCACCTTTAGCATACACATCAGGACGGATGAGCCGCAAAAGTTCTTCGGCTGTGGGCCATTCATTGATAGTTACATAGTCAGTCTCACCCAGTGATGCCAGCGCTTCTGCACGTAATATTTCAGTAAAAGCAGGACGGTCCGGTCCTTTATCTACATAGTGATCAGGCGTTAGGCTTACGATGAGAATATCGCCATGCTCTTTAGCCTGACTTAGGTAACGGATATGTCCTATATGGAGAAGGTCGAAGACCCCGTGGCAAAGAACTATCTTTTTGCCCTGACTTTTAAGCTCTGCCGCAATTTCAGAAAGCTCAGAGATGCTTTTTATTTTATTATCAATACTTGTCATTTCTATATCCTTTTCCACGCTCAATTCAGAGCTCGCAATTTAAGTCTAAGCTTTCCAGTCTCTTCTGATCGATTTTATCGGCCGCAATCCGTCTTCGGGGTCCGCGCGCCATTTCCGGTCCGGCTGTTCCACAGGGGTAGGTGTTTTTATTCCATCACCGTCTGCGTTAAAGCCTGTAAGTACATTTTTAATAAGTCTCTCTGCATCATCCGGTAGCCAGCAGTGTCCGGAAGAATATTCAGCGCCTGACGTATCCAGGTCAAGGTGAAATTCAATCATTTCAGCATCATATTTATGTACAGCGCGTTGGATAACTCCTTCGCTTACTGTATGGTCAGACCAGCCTGTTTTGCAATGGAATTCATTTCTCAGCGTGTTTATTGCAGAAAGGTTTGCCTGTTCCGCAGGTGCCGGATAACCGGAAACGCAGTGCAGTAGTGTCAGATCTTTACAACCGGCTTTGCTAAGGGTGGAAACTGCTGTGGAGATTTCATTCATATCAGCCATTCCTGTTGAGATCACAACGGGTTTTTCTGTCCGCGCGCAAGCAATAAGCAGGTCACTCCAGAGCAGTTCGTATGAGGCAATTTTAAAGAAGTCTACATATGGAGTTAAAATTTCGACAGCACCCAGATAAAAGGGGGTGCATGAAAAGGCTATTCCTGTTTCGTTGCACCGTGTTGCGATTGCAGGGATAAAAGATTCAGGAAGCTCCCACGCAGATCTGTTTCTGTGCTGTTCGCTTTTTGCTAAAATTTCAGGGGCAAAAAGCTCGTCTATTTTGAAGAGTTGAAATTTTACAGCATCGCATCCTATGCGGGCCGAGGTTTCTATAAATTTGAAACAACGGTTTATGTCGCAGGCATGGTTGCTTGAGACTTCAGAGACGAAGAGGGGGGGATTTGAGAGGATGTTCTTCATTTTTGTTTTTATTGATTAATCTCAATCAACATCCGCTCAACTGTAGGAGCTTCATGTTTTCTTGATATATAATATACGGCAATAATTTGTCCTTTTGAATTCAGAGCAAGGTCCCCGTATCCTCCATGAAATCTGCCGCCTTTATACCATGCAAGGGTTTGCGGATGACTCCACGTTTCTCCCCCGTCTTTGGACAGAGAAAGGGCAACCCGGCATCTGCGGTTTTTACGGATCATTCCCCGATAAATCATCAGAACGTTTCCATTCGGTAGCAGCAGGAGCGCAGGGGCTTCTCCGTATAGACCTATAGAGACAGGAGTGCTCCATGTCAGACCTTCATCATCAGAGTGAGATTTGAATAATCCCTCATAACAGGGTTGCTGCCTGATCAGGGCAAGGATTCTGCCTGATTTTAGACGAGTGATGGATGTCTCATTCATTCTGAAGTTTTCGGTGTGTTTAAACATAAATGACTGATGAGATATTTCAAGCGTTTCAGGATTCAACTTGAATGTTCCGCATCCTGCACCGTTATAGAATGTTCCGATGAAAATTGCTTTGTCCTGCGACGGGATGAAGTGTCCGAAGGATGCCCATTCTCCTCCGGGAGGATCAAGGGGACGTCTTTGCGGGAAACTTTTCCCTCCGTCGGTGCTCAGTGAAAAATAGTTTCGGCGCAGTTCAGCGGTGTGGGTGCGGGTGATCATTACCACTCGCTCTGTATCAAGAGCTGTGACCAGAGCGTCATGCTCATTGGTTTTATCCGTGGCATGACTGATTACAAGGTTCGGTTTTTTAAAAGTCAGACCGTCATCGGTTGATCTGGTTGTATAAATATCTCCGGCCATGCCGTGGTCCATGACCCCCCGTAAATCAGGGTGGATATTAACAGCTCTGCGGAACCCCACCAGAAAGTCTTCGTTAACTTTTGTGATAGTTGGAAAGGATTGATAGCCGTCCCATTCCGCCGGAGTGATGCGTTTTGTGTCGAGTATGGAAACAGAAAGTTTGGGTCGTGATGAGTTCATATTTTTTACGCCGTGCTTTTTTATACTGAAACCATTTTAAGAAGGTCGCTTTTACTCAGCCACTGGGTATTGGTGTCGGAGCTGTATTCGAATTTTTGGGGAACTTTAACACCGTTGCAGGTTATTTTATCCCTTTCAAAGTAGCGGTAGGCCGGCTGGATCACATAGTAATTTTCAAACTCGTAAGTGTTTATGGCTTCATTTGCGGGGATGATAAGTTCGTGCATTTTTTCGCCGGGGCGTATTCCGATTATTTCCATTTCACAGTCGGGGCAGAGGGCTTCCGCCATGTCGCCTATGCGCATGCTGGGGCTTTTAGGTATAAATATTTCACCACCCTGCATTACTTCCAGACTGTTGATAACAAAATCTATCGATTGTTCCATAGTAATCCAGAATCGTGTCATATCCGGATCAGTTATGGTAATCCGTCCTGTTTTTTTTAATTTTAAAAATCTGGGAACAATGCTTCCTCTGCTTCCGAGAACATTTCCATATCTGGCGACTGAAAACCTTGTCCCTTTGACTCCTGCATAGCTGTTGCCGTTGATAAATAATTTGTCAGAGCATAATTTTGTTGCTCCGTATAAATTCATCGGATTTGAAGCCTTATCGGTGCTGAGGGCTATTACCCGTGAGACTTTTTCGTTTATCGCTGCTTCTATTATGTTTTGAGTCCCTAGAATATTAGTTTTCACAGCCTCATAGGGGTTGTATTCGCAGGAAGGAACAGCCTTCATCGCTGCCGCATGGATGACAAGGTCAATCCCGCAAAAGGCTCTGAGAAGCCGGTCTTTGTCGCGGATATCTCCGATAAAATAGCGAAGGCATGGGTAATCTTCGGGAGAAAACTTTTCCTGCATTTCCTGTTGTTTATGTTCGTCTCGGCTTAAGATGATAAGTCTTTGCGGTCTATATTGGGTGAGAGCTATTTCTACAAATTTTTGCCCGAAGGAACCTGTTCCACCGGTTATTAATACAGACTTGTTGTTAATCATTAGAACTTATCCTCCATGTATGGCTTGATAGAAAAGCCGGTGGAAAAAATATAATTTGAACCTTCGCAGGAAGTTTGCAGGCTGGTTTCATCCATTTCCTGCATAGAGAAAAAAACTCTGACAAAAGGAGAAGGGGTTGCCTGCTGGCATTTAATCATACCGATAAATGCATGCTCTTTAACCATAGGGGAAATTTCAAGAGCTCTTTCCTCTCCTCCCAAAATCACGGTTGAGTCGGTCATTCCTAGAGCTTGAGATGACGATACGAGAAAAGAAACATGGTCGCTATGATCGAAAGTACAATCTTTCAGGAAATGTGTTTCCCGTTTTCCGCCGTTTGAAGTTGCGTAAAAAAGCTTATCCGGATTCATTGTTCCGGTGAGAAGAGTCACATGCCCCAGACGCATAAAGCCTCGTGGCGGTTCGTTTAAAGAAAATTTGTACAGAACATCGATCTGCTGTTTGTCTCTGTAAATTCTGACAGCCTTATCAAGGGACCCTTGATATAGATTCATGGTGCAGGATATTGTTGTGAATTCAGAAGTCTTTTTTATTCTGGGGGTAATTTTAGCAAGATCTGTATCTTTTGGTATTCCGGGGCCTTCCATGATGATGTGACCTGAGAAAAAATCAGCTCCGAGATCTATATCTTTAAAGTAGCCGTGCCCGAGGGTTCCGAAAGAAGGATACCGGTTGTGTGAGGCAAAGGATGCTTTATGTATTGCCAGCCCTTTGGCAGTATTCAACGTTATTGAAACAGAGGGGGTTTCCACATTAAGCTTTCTTCCTCGCATGGCAACTGTGTCGCCCTCAACTTTGAAAAGTGGTTCTTCTACAATCGCACTTGATTCTTCTGCTATATTCGTAAGCTTTTGGATGGCTTCGGCATATCTTTCTTTTGTTATGTGGGTGCGAAAATCGCTGGACCAGCAGAAACACAATTCCCGCCATTTTTGTTCTGTCTCCGGGCAAGAGTCTATGATCTGGTCAAGTTTGGCGGCAACAGCGCGGCATAATGAATTTATGTAGAAATCGTTTCGTCCGCTAACGGCCCAGCGGGTGATATTGTATTTACTCTGTTTTTTTACAGGGACGGGTTGTTGCGCCGAGCATAATGAAAGTTTGTTGCCCCCCAGCGGATGGTCGAGGTCGTTCAGAACTTTTGAGGGGAGGTGGAATGTATGCTTTCTGTTTTGAAGAGCCTTGAAGGCTAACAGAAGAAGGGACCATTCACTGTCTGCTTCCTGCACTGCTTCCGTTTTATATCTTTGCGGCCTGAAGTCGAATATTTCGGCATCGTTTCCATAAACAGGCAGCCAGCCGGATTCGGTTCCAAGGCTTTCAACGTATTCAATATATTCGGACAGTTCCAGTTCTTTGTGGGCAAATCGTTGCAGTTTCTGGAAGACCATGGAGCGACTCCAGAGTACAGGTATTGATTCATCGTCAATGCCTGAGACTCGTTGCGGGAAATGCTGAATATGGTCATCCCATCCGGAGAATCTGGCAGGGTTGTCATAGTCCATAAAGACCCCTTCATAGCCAGCATTAATATAATGTTCCACAAGTCCTGCGGACCATGCTTGCTCATTAACAAGAGCTATACGGGGTGTTGTTTCCAAAATTTCGTTGCATACGTTTTTACCGATGCGCAGGTTTGCTTTATTGACAGAGGCTGGAACCAGAGGCCCTATTATCTGGGCATATCCGCTGCCTATTAATTCGGCTTTATCGTTTTTGAGCAATTCTTTAAATTTTTCAATCCATTCCGGTGCAAGGTCTTTAATTATTTCAAGAGTTATGCCCGAAGCTTCGATACCGAGCGGAAAATCGTGTTTTTCAATAAGATTAAGCAGCGGCCAATAGCAGCGTTCAATGACCTCCATGCGGCTTTCTTCCGGTATGGAAGAGAACATGAGGTTGAGATGAAATATTGCAAACAGTTTCATATCAACTTTTTTCGGTGATTATTTTTATGCAGTTAACAGCTTTATTCACGTTTTCGACAGCTTTTTCTCTCGTTTCAGCAACCCCCATCACAACTCCGGCTCGGGCAGGATGGTTTGTCGTCGGAGGAATAATAGAACCAGCCTGTGTGCGGATTTCGACCATGCGGATTCCGTCAATAGCAAGAGCTTCTTCGATTCCTTCTATTCTGACAACTTTTCCTTGATCAGGGAAGAGGTAACGCTGTGCTACTCCTTCCTGAAATACAGGAATCATGTCCTTTGGTGCGGGAGTTTCTCCTATTGCAAGCCGGATGGCTGTTCCGATAAAGTCCACACCTGTATTCCACGGTATTTCATGTGTGCAGAAGTATCCTCCGGAAAGTCTCGCCGCTATTTCGATTACGTAAGGTTTGCCGTTATGAACAACCATGTCACCTTTGAATACCCCGTTATTGATACCCAGAGCAATTGCCGCCATTCCGGTAAGTTCTTTCACTTCCTGTTGGGTTTCGTCTGATAGAAATGAGGGCAGTTGTCCTCCATTTTCAATTATATGCGGAGAAAATCTGTCAATATATTCATAATTTCTGTCTGAAAATCCGGGAGTGTATGTTTTCCCGTTTACCACAAAACCTTCGGTGCTGATTTGTGGACCGTTCAGATAGCTTTCAATCATGACCCGCCCGGCAGGCGATTCATGTTGTGCATGTTCAAAAGCCCATTGCAAATCGGGGAGGGTGTCTGAACCGTATTCAAGGCGCAACACTCCGCGGGCACCCCGGCTATCCACCGGTTTGATGACGAGACTTTCTTTCCGTTTTGTAAAATTTTTTCTAAGTTCATCGGCATCAAAAAGTTCTTTATACCAAGGAATGGGTATGCCTGTTTCTTTGAAACGGTTTTTCATTGCCAACTTGTCGGTGGCGAGGGCTGCCGTTTCGTTGCTTACTGCTTGAATTCCAAAAAAATCAGCAACAGCAGCAACGGTATGCGGGGCATCAACAGCCGCACACATTATTCCATCAGGTTTTTTCCCTTTTGCCGCCCAAAGTTTGAGAGCTTCGACGCTTTTTTCAGGGGTGTAGACGCATCCGATCACAGTTTCATGGGCATATTTGAACCCCGGAGCTTCGGGATTGAGGTCGGTGGCGACCACATGGAGTCCCATCTCAACAGCTTTTTGAATCACAGGGATTGTTTCCAACCCCGCGCCAATTATGATCAGAGTCTTTTTCATAAGATTATTCCGGTTTTTTGCAGACCATAAAAGTGTTCTGTCCCTTGTGATCATTAGGGAATACGACTCTTCCCTGTTTTATGCCTATAATCTTTTCTATTTCAAAATGTTCCGAGCATAGATTTGTAATTTCTTCGAGTGAAAATTCTCTCAGGTGCTGGGAGTTCACGGGGATATGCCCCAGACTGTTTTGGGGGGTGCTCAAAATAAGCCGTCCGCCGGGTTTGAGAATCCTGAACATTTCCTTGAAGTAAGGAGCAGGATCAACATGTTCAACTGTTTCAAAACTGGTGATTGCATCAAATGTTTGGTCTGCACAATTAAAGGCGGTAGCATCACCAATTTTAAATGTCAGGTTTTTCTGTGTTGTTTCGGCGGCCGCATTGCTGACAGTTGTTTCATCAAGGTCGGCAGCAATAACATGCGTAGCTTTTTCAGCAAGCATTCTTGCCCCGTAACCGGGTCCGCAGGCACAGTCGAGAACGGTCATTCCCGGATTGATGAAGTCAAGAGCCAGTTCATAGTGGAATCTGAGCTGGTCACCGGTTTTTATGTTTTTGTTGCTGACCTGCATTCGGCCTTCGACATAAACTCCATGCGCAATTTCTCGGCATTTTTTAAGCCATTCATCGCTGACAGGGGAATATGTTTTGAATCGTTCGCATTTGAAATCAGCGCTGTTGCTGAACATGAAAAATTTTGGATGAACTTTGAAGACTCCTGCCTCCGGTAAATATTTGAGCATGGATATAACTTTTTTTAACCCGCTCAGCCTGTATATGTCCGCGGTAAGCTGAATGGGGAAGTCATCCTCCATTTTTATACAGTCCAGATGATTCTGTTCCGCAATTTTCAACATTTCTGCTGCATGCTCAGGAAGCCAGCCGAAGTGAAGTCCGTCAACTCTCACGAATAGTGTTTCGTCCGGAACATGTTGAAGAGCATTGATCATGCGTTCCAGCGGGCTGTCATCAAATCCGTAAAAGACTTCAATTTTGTGTGCAGGAAACATCGAAGGCAGGTCGTCGAGCCGTCCTCCTTTGTCAAAGGCCGGTGCAACTATATAAATTTTAGCGTCGGGAAACTGATTGAGTGCGTTTTCAACTGTCAGGGCAACAACAGGGCGGCCGTCTATTTCATTCATGCACCAGTCCGGCGCGCCGCTCCATGCTCGGGATGCGGCCTGTATCAGAATGATCGGTTTATCCATTTAATTCCTCTTGTGCCTGTTAAAAAAGTTTTGCGGCATGTTTGCGCAAAAAGTATGAGCTGACAGGAGTGTCAAAGCGGCTGTTCAATTCAGAAACTTTGAAAAACGATCTATATTTGTTCTGTAGTTCAATATCTTCGGGAGAGGTTTTCCACGTACCGTTAATTCTCCGGTGCATTTCAAGTATTGCTTCGCGAAGTTCATCCCCTGTGTTGTCTATAACCTCAATGTCGGAATTTATGAACTTTTCAATCGGCCAGCGGCTGATTCCTGATTCCAATTGTTCCGAAACTTTGAGAATTCTTTTTTCGCGTTTGGACCAGAGCAGTTTAAAAAGAATTAAATCTTCAGGATAGCAATATTCAATCATTTCTAGACGGGCAACGTTAACTCTCAGGCAGGGAATCCTGAAAGCACTGGCGACATGTTGCAAGCCGCTTTGAATCCCCACAAAGAATGAACATTTAGAAGTGAGATAAATGTCCATGAAATCAGAACGAATTCCGCTTGTGGCGTAGTCGATGAAGCTCGGGTGATCGATTTG comes from the Maridesulfovibrio ferrireducens genome and includes:
- a CDS encoding class I SAM-dependent methyltransferase, translated to MDKPIILIQAASRAWSGAPDWCMNEIDGRPVVALTVENALNQFPDAKIYIVAPAFDKGGRLDDLPSMFPAHKIEVFYGFDDSPLERMINALQHVPDETLFVRVDGLHFGWLPEHAAEMLKIAEQNHLDCIKMEDDFPIQLTADIYRLSGLKKVISMLKYLPEAGVFKVHPKFFMFSNSADFKCERFKTYSPVSDEWLKKCREIAHGVYVEGRMQVSNKNIKTGDQLRFHYELALDFINPGMTVLDCACGPGYGARMLAEKATHVIAADLDETTVSNAAAETTQKNLTFKIGDATAFNCADQTFDAITSFETVEHVDPAPYFKEMFRILKPGGRLILSTPQNSLGHIPVNSQHLREFSLEEITNLCSEHFEIEKIIGIKQGRVVFPNDHKGQNTFMVCKKPE
- a CDS encoding ATP-grasp domain-containing protein — its product is MKKTLIIIGAGLETIPVIQKAVEMGLHVVATDLNPEAPGFKYAHETVIGCVYTPEKSVEALKLWAAKGKKPDGIMCAAVDAPHTVAAVADFFGIQAVSNETAALATDKLAMKNRFKETGIPIPWYKELFDADELRKNFTKRKESLVIKPVDSRGARGVLRLEYGSDTLPDLQWAFEHAQHESPAGRVMIESYLNGPQISTEGFVVNGKTYTPGFSDRNYEYIDRFSPHIIENGGQLPSFLSDETQQEVKELTGMAAIALGINNGVFKGDMVVHNGKPYVIEIAARLSGGYFCTHEIPWNTGVDFIGTAIRLAIGETPAPKDMIPVFQEGVAQRYLFPDQGKVVRIEGIEEALAIDGIRMVEIRTQAGSIIPPTTNHPARAGVVMGVAETREKAVENVNKAVNCIKIITEKS
- a CDS encoding sialidase family protein; the protein is MNSSRPKLSVSILDTKRITPAEWDGYQSFPTITKVNEDFLVGFRRAVNIHPDLRGVMDHGMAGDIYTTRSTDDGLTFKKPNLVISHATDKTNEHDALVTALDTERVVMITRTHTAELRRNYFSLSTDGGKSFPQRRPLDPPGGEWASFGHFIPSQDKAIFIGTFYNGAGCGTFKLNPETLEISHQSFMFKHTENFRMNETSITRLKSGRILALIRQQPCYEGLFKSHSDDEGLTWSTPVSIGLYGEAPALLLLPNGNVLMIYRGMIRKNRRCRVALSLSKDGGETWSHPQTLAWYKGGRFHGGYGDLALNSKGQIIAVYYISRKHEAPTVERMLIEINQ
- the pseB gene encoding UDP-N-acetylglucosamine 4,6-dehydratase (inverting); protein product: MINNKSVLITGGTGSFGQKFVEIALTQYRPQRLIILSRDEHKQQEMQEKFSPEDYPCLRYFIGDIRDKDRLLRAFCGIDLVIHAAAMKAVPSCEYNPYEAVKTNILGTQNIIEAAINEKVSRVIALSTDKASNPMNLYGATKLCSDKLFINGNSYAGVKGTRFSVARYGNVLGSRGSIVPRFLKLKKTGRITITDPDMTRFWITMEQSIDFVINSLEVMQGGEIFIPKSPSMRIGDMAEALCPDCEMEIIGIRPGEKMHELIIPANEAINTYEFENYYVIQPAYRYFERDKITCNGVKVPQKFEYSSDTNTQWLSKSDLLKMVSV
- a CDS encoding N-acetylneuraminate synthase family protein; this encodes MKNILSNPPLFVSEVSSNHACDINRCFKFIETSARIGCDAVKFQLFKIDELFAPEILAKSEQHRNRSAWELPESFIPAIATRCNETGIAFSCTPFYLGAVEILTPYVDFFKIASYELLWSDLLIACARTEKPVVISTGMADMNEISTAVSTLSKAGCKDLTLLHCVSGYPAPAEQANLSAINTLRNEFHCKTGWSDHTVSEGVIQRAVHKYDAEMIEFHLDLDTSGAEYSSGHCWLPDDAERLIKNVLTGFNADGDGIKTPTPVEQPDRKWRADPEDGLRPIKSIRRDWKA
- a CDS encoding glycoside hydrolase, with product MKLFAIFHLNLMFSSIPEESRMEVIERCYWPLLNLIEKHDFPLGIEASGITLEIIKDLAPEWIEKFKELLKNDKAELIGSGYAQIIGPLVPASVNKANLRIGKNVCNEILETTPRIALVNEQAWSAGLVEHYINAGYEGVFMDYDNPARFSGWDDHIQHFPQRVSGIDDESIPVLWSRSMVFQKLQRFAHKELELSEYIEYVESLGTESGWLPVYGNDAEIFDFRPQRYKTEAVQEADSEWSLLLLAFKALQNRKHTFHLPSKVLNDLDHPLGGNKLSLCSAQQPVPVKKQSKYNITRWAVSGRNDFYINSLCRAVAAKLDQIIDSCPETEQKWRELCFCWSSDFRTHITKERYAEAIQKLTNIAEESSAIVEEPLFKVEGDTVAMRGRKLNVETPSVSITLNTAKGLAIHKASFASHNRYPSFGTLGHGYFKDIDLGADFFSGHIIMEGPGIPKDTDLAKITPRIKKTSEFTTISCTMNLYQGSLDKAVRIYRDKQQIDVLYKFSLNEPPRGFMRLGHVTLLTGTMNPDKLFYATSNGGKRETHFLKDCTFDHSDHVSFLVSSSQALGMTDSTVILGGEERALEISPMVKEHAFIGMIKCQQATPSPFVRVFFSMQEMDETSLQTSCEGSNYIFSTGFSIKPYMEDKF
- a CDS encoding PfkB family carbohydrate kinase → MTSIDNKIKSISELSEIAAELKSQGKKIVLCHGVFDLLHIGHIRYLSQAKEHGDILIVSLTPDHYVDKGPDRPAFTEILRAEALASLGETDYVTINEWPTAEELLRLIRPDVYAKGDEFKDVDSDPAGKIGGEADVVKEIGAKLIFTSDIVFSSSNLINRYLTKNSEELDEYLKMFRNRYELKDLLTMLDDMNNLKVLIVGDTILDEYQIASTLGKSSKDPILALKYQSHEMYAGGALAVANHVANFAGEVTLLSMLGDTDRYENFIREKLNPKVVPHFFTRSKAPTTLKRRFIDAYSLSKIMEIYIMNDDPLAKDLEQEICSQLEQLLDGYDIVIVADFGHGFITPAMVELLSEKAPYLAVNTQANAGNRGFNTIGKFPSLDFFSLAEHELRLESRDQVNELRPLLIEVGEKLNAKLAMVTQGGRGCSLWNPVSEFVRIPSFNSNVVDRVGAGDALFSISAMAGCMGLHEELVGFFGNIAGSLAVQIMGNDKSISKQDMRKYITATLK